A DNA window from Allokutzneria albata contains the following coding sequences:
- a CDS encoding FAD-dependent monooxygenase yields MINNAAIIGGGIAGAVAALALQKAGIEAVVYEAYPTGADDVGAFLTIMHNGMDALAAVDAADLVAEVSSAACGVEIYSGSGQKLGEQPYDQNGSTISPRTLRRSELYRVLHDEVSRRGIRVEHGKRLVSAAPSRGDRVTATFADGSTSAAADVLIGADGIKSTTRSIIDPAAPAPRYTGLNVIYGYAPVWPELEPGVYRFFHSKAAFGCITIADHPADSQDQTWWFTRVPAPELTADELASMMGNDWRERARSFFTEDTTPVADIIASTSDTVLGNNVYDLPSTPRWHTQHMVLVGDAAHAASPALAQGASMASEDAVTLARCLRDLPREDAFHVYESLRRPRVERLVASSAERDASRIRPARTQPQTDTDVAAAERRREAERVWLLDHHIEWDAPVTNITTPAAP; encoded by the coding sequence ATGATCAACAATGCCGCGATCATCGGAGGCGGTATCGCCGGGGCCGTGGCTGCCCTGGCGCTACAGAAGGCCGGTATCGAGGCCGTGGTGTACGAGGCGTACCCCACCGGAGCGGACGACGTCGGTGCGTTCTTGACGATCATGCACAACGGTATGGACGCGTTGGCTGCCGTAGATGCGGCGGATCTTGTCGCCGAAGTATCGTCAGCAGCCTGCGGCGTCGAAATCTACAGTGGCAGTGGACAGAAGCTCGGCGAACAACCCTACGATCAGAACGGCTCGACGATCAGTCCGCGGACGCTGCGACGGTCGGAGCTCTACCGCGTCCTGCACGATGAGGTGTCACGCCGGGGCATCCGGGTCGAGCACGGCAAGCGCCTCGTCTCCGCCGCCCCAAGTCGCGGAGATCGTGTGACCGCGACCTTCGCCGACGGCAGCACGAGCGCGGCGGCCGATGTGCTCATCGGAGCGGACGGGATCAAATCGACCACGCGCTCGATCATCGACCCCGCAGCCCCAGCGCCACGCTATACGGGTCTCAACGTAATCTACGGCTACGCCCCTGTATGGCCCGAACTAGAACCAGGCGTCTATCGGTTTTTCCATTCCAAAGCCGCATTCGGCTGTATCACCATCGCCGACCATCCAGCGGATTCTCAGGACCAGACGTGGTGGTTCACCCGCGTCCCCGCACCCGAGCTCACCGCGGACGAACTCGCGTCGATGATGGGCAACGACTGGCGAGAACGTGCCCGGTCATTCTTCACCGAGGACACCACACCAGTGGCCGACATCATCGCCTCAACCTCCGACACCGTCCTGGGCAACAACGTCTACGACCTGCCCTCCACGCCGCGCTGGCACACCCAACACATGGTGCTGGTCGGAGACGCCGCCCACGCCGCATCACCAGCATTGGCGCAGGGCGCCTCGATGGCCTCGGAGGACGCGGTCACACTCGCCCGATGCCTACGGGACTTGCCACGCGAGGACGCTTTCCACGTCTACGAAAGCCTGCGCCGCCCACGCGTCGAACGACTCGTCGCCAGCAGCGCCGAACGCGACGCCTCAAGGATCAGGCCCGCCCGCACACAACCGCAGACCGACACCGACGTAGCGGCCGCAGAACGACGACGCGAAGCAGAACGCGTCTGGCTACTGGACCACCACATCGAGTGGGATGCCCCGGTCACCAATATCACGACACCAGCCGCGCCGTAA
- a CDS encoding MAB_1171c family putative transporter, which translates to MIVLVTTQGALLFMILSWKIVQLARNPTNVPLRYVIVCLACSAATIPLGILIRNTDLTQTTAGYMGYLLPQHILHCTMAYSFQMFFVFSALDGRRARTHAWWQLVPLAVAVMILAGVALVTPDVPPENYPVANIAIFYIASDAYMAYQLCCVMVTIRRYANGVSSRLARGLRMTLAGIVLMLIATMCLALEVVLHWIGLVTPDAVIACSRLVQPGIVIFLVGLVYPGAATRLVTLRVWCGHLVSYHQMRPLWTALHQAFPQDAFRVPRSGWRDRLSLVGVHRRCYRRTIECRDGLVRLSPLIAATRTQPGGSAANLPQQVAAALRAHANNAEGAPVPIKVAVPVGDGSLDADIRELVRLSRGLQQVNGAS; encoded by the coding sequence ATGATCGTCCTCGTGACTACGCAGGGCGCCCTGCTGTTCATGATTCTAAGTTGGAAGATCGTTCAGCTCGCCCGTAACCCGACCAATGTTCCACTGCGTTATGTGATTGTCTGTCTGGCGTGTTCTGCAGCCACTATTCCCCTTGGGATCCTGATCAGGAACACCGATCTGACACAGACAACCGCAGGCTATATGGGCTATCTCCTGCCGCAGCACATCCTGCACTGCACCATGGCGTACTCATTCCAAATGTTCTTCGTCTTCTCGGCACTCGACGGCCGCCGTGCCCGTACGCATGCCTGGTGGCAGCTCGTGCCGTTAGCCGTCGCCGTCATGATTCTGGCTGGCGTCGCCCTGGTAACGCCGGATGTGCCGCCCGAGAACTATCCGGTCGCAAACATCGCCATTTTCTACATCGCCAGCGACGCCTACATGGCCTATCAGCTCTGCTGTGTGATGGTCACGATCCGTCGTTACGCCAACGGTGTGAGCTCCAGGCTCGCACGAGGCCTGCGTATGACCTTGGCGGGGATCGTCCTGATGCTCATCGCCACCATGTGCCTGGCCCTCGAAGTGGTTCTGCACTGGATCGGCCTCGTGACGCCCGATGCGGTCATCGCGTGCTCTCGCTTGGTACAACCGGGAATCGTGATTTTCCTCGTGGGGCTGGTGTATCCGGGCGCGGCGACTCGCCTGGTGACGCTGAGAGTGTGGTGCGGACACCTCGTCTCCTACCACCAGATGCGTCCACTGTGGACTGCCCTGCACCAGGCTTTTCCGCAGGATGCTTTCCGAGTCCCACGCAGCGGATGGCGTGACAGGCTCAGCCTCGTCGGTGTACACCGTCGCTGCTATCGGCGGACCATTGAGTGCCGCGATGGCCTCGTTCGCCTGAGCCCGCTGATTGCGGCGACGCGCACGCAGCCGGGCGGCAGCGCGGCGAACCTGCCGCAACAGGTGGCGGCGGCACTGCGGGCGCACGCAAACAACGCAGAAGGCGCCCCTGTCCCCATCAAGGTCGCCGTTCCCGTCGGAGATGGCTCTCTCGATGCCGACATACGCGAACTCGTCCGCTTGTCCCGTGGGCTACAACAGGTGAACGGAGCATCATGA
- a CDS encoding zinc metalloprotease, producing MLNQLELEPPLDVTELCKRLSDIRELPIRLVAHPLNPRVAFGAWVRTSRADYILFQQETSRAHQDHIILHELGHILAGHHSSAPSDVEQPSVDTGGLQERYPDLLPEVVDGALRRNIYDSADECEAETLATILLEWASVVDRAASRPSLSPATRRMDTVLTDRLGWL from the coding sequence TTGCTCAATCAACTCGAGCTGGAACCCCCGCTCGACGTCACCGAACTCTGCAAGCGCCTAAGTGATATACGCGAGCTGCCTATTCGATTGGTCGCGCACCCGCTCAATCCGCGTGTTGCGTTCGGTGCCTGGGTGCGGACCTCGAGAGCTGACTACATCCTCTTTCAGCAAGAAACTTCGCGAGCACATCAGGACCATATCATTCTCCATGAGCTAGGTCACATCCTGGCCGGACATCACAGTAGTGCCCCGTCTGATGTGGAACAACCGTCCGTCGATACCGGCGGTCTTCAGGAACGTTATCCGGACCTCTTGCCAGAGGTAGTTGACGGGGCACTGCGGCGGAACATCTATGACTCGGCAGACGAGTGCGAGGCGGAGACCCTGGCAACCATTCTGCTCGAATGGGCGTCCGTCGTTGACCGTGCCGCCTCGCGGCCTTCATTGTCGCCCGCGACCCGGCGCATGGATACGGTATTGACTGATCGGTTGGGCTGGCTATGA
- a CDS encoding helix-turn-helix domain-containing protein produces MAAPGSFAERLNSLFEACRREDGNPYTYEQVAAGAAAAGVSMSASYVWGLRKGTKTNPTVNHVKALAHFFGVPASYFFDDATTDKVDERLATAKAERQRADEIRHRAEELLQGRGRGQLMALRASELSEVGFQQVEGLLDVVYRLEKAEGVHPTE; encoded by the coding sequence ATGGCCGCCCCGGGCAGTTTTGCCGAACGGTTGAACTCGCTGTTTGAGGCCTGTCGCCGCGAGGACGGCAACCCCTACACCTACGAACAGGTCGCAGCTGGTGCCGCAGCGGCAGGCGTGTCGATGTCGGCAAGCTACGTCTGGGGGCTGCGGAAGGGGACCAAGACCAACCCCACCGTGAATCATGTAAAGGCGCTGGCGCACTTCTTCGGTGTTCCCGCCTCGTACTTCTTCGATGATGCGACAACGGACAAAGTGGACGAGCGGCTCGCGACAGCCAAGGCGGAGCGCCAGCGCGCGGACGAGATTCGGCATCGTGCTGAGGAGCTGCTGCAAGGGAGGGGGCGCGGTCAGCTCATGGCCTTGAGGGCTAGCGAGCTCTCCGAAGTGGGTTTTCAGCAGGTCGAAGGGCTACTGGACGTGGTCTACAGATTGGAGAAGGCAGAGGGCGTTCACCCGACTGAGTGA